Proteins encoded within one genomic window of Novipirellula galeiformis:
- a CDS encoding class I SAM-dependent methyltransferase codes for MLGVSVSPTPAISEEEQPRFRFGKNWRSFLENLDDERISQAEKSLREMLGTDSLAGKRLLDIGSGSGLFSLAAHRLGAEVVSLDYDHDSVGCTEELKRRFANDQTSWQIIQGSVLDRPWIESLGAFDIVYSWGVLHHTGEMHRAIEIAADSTKPRGQFFLAIYNDQGGASRRWLRIKQTYHRLPGWVRPGLVIAVASWYEAKFALARLARFQNPSPLNDWRAKREDRGMSPWHDWVDWIGGLPFEVAKPEDIIVPLRRKGFVLNALKTVGNGWGCNEYVFERLPPNA; via the coding sequence ATGCTAGGCGTTTCTGTGTCACCGACCCCTGCGATCAGCGAAGAAGAACAGCCACGTTTTAGGTTTGGAAAAAATTGGCGTTCATTCCTCGAAAACCTTGATGACGAGCGCATTTCGCAAGCCGAAAAATCGCTGAGAGAAATGCTCGGCACCGACTCCTTGGCGGGTAAACGGCTATTGGATATCGGCAGCGGTAGCGGCTTGTTCTCGCTCGCCGCACACCGGCTCGGCGCCGAAGTGGTTTCGCTCGACTATGACCACGACAGCGTCGGATGCACGGAAGAGCTGAAGCGGCGATTTGCAAACGACCAAACGAGTTGGCAGATCATTCAAGGATCGGTATTGGACCGGCCGTGGATCGAATCGCTCGGCGCGTTTGACATCGTCTACTCGTGGGGCGTCTTGCATCACACCGGTGAGATGCATCGAGCGATTGAAATCGCGGCCGATTCGACCAAGCCTCGCGGCCAATTCTTTCTAGCGATTTACAACGACCAAGGGGGAGCGAGTCGCCGATGGTTGCGAATCAAACAGACTTACCATCGTTTACCTGGATGGGTGCGTCCCGGTTTGGTAATCGCGGTCGCCTCGTGGTACGAAGCCAAATTCGCGTTGGCGAGATTGGCTCGTTTTCAAAACCCGTCACCCCTCAACGATTGGCGAGCTAAACGAGAGGATCGCGGCATGTCGCCTTGGCACGACTGGGTGGATTGGATCGGCGGGCTACCTTTTGAAGTGGCAAAGCCCGAGGACATCATCGTGCCGTTACGCCGCAAGGGGTTCGTCCTGAACGCGTTGAAAACGGTGGGCAACGGCTGGGGATGTAATGAGTACGTGTTCGAACGGTTGCCGCCAAACGCGTGA
- a CDS encoding BPSS1187 family protein, protein MRLCCIAASLSFLVCYSTGMAAPPSFDDPNPQHYKFSTRASEIDPRVQSHPEINFLLESDQGKPADLQFASVDTRVAPRGELVIWLMGANRGLFDRLNGYGLHAMQVHYANKWFSICCQEKPVSDHCRGDIRLEAATGEDFSDEVEIPKPDGMMERAYQYVKWLAKKHPQGKWEQFLSEDGKDLRWDKVIISGSSHGSTTAARFAKQVKVARVVALCGPRDQHQSWQALPSATPENRYFGFSHVLDGGWTADHYCRSWELIGMHKFGPIVNVDKVKFPYENTRRLVTDFDVNGNANAAHSSVQPGSRAYKDKATGEFMHEDVWRYLYTHPVDVVGEATAMDNHCNKEQSQ, encoded by the coding sequence ATGAGACTTTGCTGCATCGCTGCGTCCCTGAGTTTTCTCGTTTGTTATTCGACCGGGATGGCAGCACCGCCATCATTTGACGACCCAAATCCTCAACACTACAAATTTTCGACGCGTGCTAGCGAGATTGACCCGCGAGTCCAATCGCATCCGGAAATCAACTTTTTGCTTGAATCGGATCAAGGCAAACCTGCCGACCTGCAATTTGCATCGGTCGACACTCGGGTTGCCCCACGAGGCGAATTGGTGATTTGGTTAATGGGGGCAAACCGCGGTCTCTTCGATCGGCTGAATGGCTATGGACTGCACGCGATGCAAGTCCACTACGCCAACAAGTGGTTCAGCATTTGTTGTCAAGAAAAACCCGTCAGCGATCATTGCCGTGGCGACATTCGATTGGAAGCCGCAACCGGTGAAGACTTTAGCGACGAGGTGGAGATTCCCAAGCCCGATGGGATGATGGAGCGTGCTTATCAATACGTGAAATGGCTGGCCAAAAAACATCCGCAAGGCAAGTGGGAACAATTCCTTAGCGAAGACGGCAAGGACCTTCGTTGGGACAAGGTGATCATTTCCGGGTCGTCCCACGGCTCCACCACCGCGGCGCGGTTTGCCAAACAGGTCAAGGTGGCCCGCGTCGTTGCCTTATGCGGTCCACGAGACCAACATCAATCGTGGCAAGCGTTACCTTCGGCAACACCTGAGAACCGCTACTTTGGTTTCTCGCATGTGCTCGATGGTGGCTGGACCGCCGACCACTATTGCCGTAGCTGGGAGTTGATCGGGATGCACAAGTTTGGCCCGATCGTGAATGTCGACAAAGTAAAATTCCCTTACGAAAACACCCGTCGGCTGGTCACCGACTTTGATGTCAACGGCAATGCCAACGCCGCTCACAGCAGCGTTCAGCCAGGCAGCCGGGCTTACAAAGATAAAGCAACCGGCGAATTCATGCACGAAGATGTTTGGCGTTATCTGTACACGCATCCGGTGGATGTCGTGGGCGAAGCCACTGCGATGGACAACCATTGCAACAAAGAGCAATCGCAGTAG
- the glgB gene encoding 1,4-alpha-glucan branching protein GlgB, giving the protein MTQKPTPQAQTSSPAAAGAKTNPTAHPGDTVHPGDTVQRGDTVQRVDVAHSSVAADERYHWLGAHLETQDNVAGTRFAVWAPNATEVSVLTDGNGWQHGSDWLSGSDSGIWSGFVPGVTHGTSYKYGIRTKQGELLHKADPFSFYAEHPPATASIVYDLDRYQWSDAQWMRKRSDTDALHSPVSIYEVHLPSWKRPWDGRRYHSYRELAEMLVEYVQSLGFTHIELMPIAEFPYDGSWGYQVTSYFAPTSRFGEPDEFRYFVDYCHQHDIGVIMDWVPAHFPYDSHGLARFDGTGLYEHDDPKQGFHPDWQTHIFNYGRHEVRDFLNANARFWLKEYHIDGLRVDAVASMLYLDYSRNDGEWVPNCFGGNENFDAIHFMKELNTHLHADFPGVMTFAEESTSYGGVSRPVYSGGLGFSFKWDMGWMHDTLRYIKRDPIHRKYHQNELTFRSVYAYSENFMLPLSHDEVVHGKGSLISGMPGDDWQKFANLRLLYGYQYAIPGKKLIFMGCEFGQWSEWKYDGELDWTLQQYPPHEGLQHFVADLNRFYKDHPALHELDCDPTGFSWIAADDAAKSIYTFCRTSRAQQSIVVVANFTPTPHTHYRVGVPESGNYVEILNSDAEVYGGSNIGNPGSLTTHDQASHGRPFSLELNIPPLAIMMLALETQ; this is encoded by the coding sequence ATGACGCAAAAGCCAACGCCCCAAGCCCAAACCTCTTCCCCAGCCGCTGCCGGTGCAAAAACGAACCCTACCGCACACCCCGGTGATACAGTGCACCCCGGTGATACTGTGCAACGCGGTGATACAGTACAACGCGTTGATGTCGCCCACTCCAGCGTGGCGGCGGATGAGCGTTACCACTGGCTCGGCGCCCACCTCGAGACCCAAGACAATGTTGCGGGAACACGCTTTGCGGTGTGGGCCCCCAACGCAACCGAAGTGAGTGTGTTGACCGATGGCAACGGATGGCAACACGGTTCGGATTGGCTCTCCGGTAGCGACTCGGGGATCTGGAGCGGCTTTGTACCGGGCGTGACCCATGGCACGAGCTACAAGTACGGAATCCGCACCAAGCAAGGCGAGCTACTCCACAAGGCTGACCCCTTTTCGTTTTACGCCGAACATCCTCCGGCGACAGCATCGATCGTCTATGACCTGGATCGATACCAATGGTCCGATGCCCAATGGATGCGGAAGCGTAGCGACACTGACGCACTCCACAGCCCGGTGTCGATTTACGAAGTTCATCTTCCCTCTTGGAAACGTCCTTGGGATGGACGACGCTACCATAGTTATCGCGAACTCGCCGAAATGTTAGTCGAGTACGTTCAATCGCTTGGCTTCACGCACATCGAATTGATGCCGATTGCCGAGTTTCCCTACGACGGTTCGTGGGGCTATCAAGTGACGAGCTATTTCGCACCGACAAGCCGATTCGGTGAACCGGATGAGTTTCGTTATTTCGTCGACTATTGTCACCAACACGACATTGGCGTGATCATGGACTGGGTGCCTGCGCACTTTCCGTACGACTCGCATGGCTTGGCGAGATTCGATGGCACGGGGCTTTACGAGCACGATGACCCGAAGCAAGGTTTCCATCCCGATTGGCAAACCCACATTTTCAATTACGGACGCCATGAAGTCCGTGATTTCCTGAACGCAAACGCTCGTTTTTGGCTCAAGGAGTATCACATCGATGGGCTTCGAGTCGATGCCGTCGCTTCGATGTTGTACTTGGATTATTCACGCAACGATGGCGAGTGGGTGCCCAATTGCTTTGGTGGCAACGAAAATTTCGATGCTATTCATTTCATGAAAGAATTGAACACGCATCTGCATGCCGACTTCCCTGGCGTGATGACGTTTGCCGAAGAGTCGACGTCGTATGGCGGTGTGTCACGGCCCGTGTATAGCGGTGGATTGGGCTTTAGTTTCAAGTGGGACATGGGGTGGATGCACGACACGTTGCGATACATCAAACGCGATCCCATCCATCGCAAGTACCACCAAAACGAACTGACCTTTCGCTCGGTCTATGCCTATAGCGAAAACTTCATGTTACCGCTGTCTCATGACGAAGTCGTACACGGCAAAGGGTCACTGATCTCGGGGATGCCAGGGGATGATTGGCAAAAGTTTGCCAACCTGCGTTTACTTTATGGATACCAATATGCGATTCCAGGCAAGAAATTGATCTTCATGGGGTGCGAGTTTGGTCAGTGGTCGGAATGGAAATATGACGGCGAACTCGACTGGACCCTGCAACAGTACCCGCCGCACGAAGGCTTGCAACACTTTGTCGCCGATCTCAACCGGTTTTACAAAGATCACCCTGCCCTGCATGAACTCGATTGCGATCCCACCGGCTTTTCATGGATCGCCGCGGACGATGCCGCAAAAAGCATCTACACGTTTTGTCGAACATCGCGTGCGCAGCAATCCATCGTCGTGGTAGCGAATTTCACCCCCACGCCCCATACCCATTACCGTGTCGGAGTCCCCGAGTCTGGAAACTATGTCGAAATCCTCAATAGCGATGCGGAGGTCTACGGCGGCAGCAACATCGGGAACCCCGGTTCATTGACAACACACGACCAAGCGAGTCACGGTCGCCCGTTCAGCTTAGAGCTAAACATTCCGCCCCTTGCGATTATGATGTTAGCCTTAGAGACCCAATAA
- a CDS encoding SRPBCC family protein yields the protein MPAFHVSRSLEIASPPEVVFDYVADFGNWTKWSPWLGIDPDAVVTVSSNPNSVGSIYRWKGDLVGQGEVEHLHLEPACRIEEEIRFVKPFKSKSKVRFVFEPAPSGTVVSWQMDGKLPWFMFWMRSSMETYVGMDYDRGLKMLREQLETGEVLSKTEVHGVESVPPIDFYGLSDTCPISEVGPAMDRIFSKIQMRLTEVDVAIDASMLSAYHPCDLKQHEFRFTSGYAVGEDEGMAAGLAHCHLRGGSALHVRHIGSYENLGNAWSGAYQYARYKKLKVLRQDAYEIYRNDPHSTPPCDRITDIYLPVKS from the coding sequence ATGCCTGCTTTTCATGTTTCTCGATCGCTTGAGATTGCATCGCCACCCGAGGTGGTTTTTGATTATGTCGCCGATTTTGGGAACTGGACGAAGTGGTCGCCTTGGCTTGGTATCGATCCCGATGCGGTGGTCACTGTGAGCTCCAATCCAAATTCCGTCGGTTCGATTTACCGCTGGAAGGGAGATCTCGTTGGCCAAGGAGAGGTCGAACACTTGCACCTGGAGCCCGCTTGCCGAATCGAAGAAGAGATTCGGTTTGTGAAGCCGTTCAAGTCGAAGTCGAAAGTTCGTTTCGTATTTGAACCGGCTCCATCAGGCACCGTTGTGAGTTGGCAGATGGATGGCAAGTTGCCGTGGTTCATGTTCTGGATGCGGTCGAGCATGGAGACCTACGTTGGCATGGACTACGATCGCGGGCTGAAAATGTTGCGTGAGCAACTCGAAACGGGCGAGGTGCTCTCGAAAACGGAAGTTCACGGGGTCGAGTCGGTTCCGCCAATCGATTTTTACGGGCTTAGTGATACTTGCCCTATTAGTGAAGTCGGTCCCGCGATGGATCGCATTTTCTCCAAGATCCAGATGCGGCTCACCGAGGTTGATGTTGCGATCGATGCTTCGATGCTGAGCGCGTATCATCCCTGCGATTTGAAGCAGCATGAATTTCGATTCACCAGCGGATATGCGGTTGGCGAAGACGAGGGGATGGCAGCGGGGTTAGCGCATTGTCATTTGCGGGGTGGCAGCGCGCTGCACGTCCGGCATATCGGCAGCTACGAGAATCTAGGCAATGCGTGGAGCGGTGCGTATCAGTACGCTCGCTACAAAAAACTGAAGGTGCTTCGCCAGGATGCCTATGAAATCTATCGAAATGATCCACACTCGACGCCACCATGCGATCGGATTACCGATATCTACCTGCCCGTCAAGTCGTAA
- a CDS encoding ribbon-helix-helix domain-containing protein produces the protein MNVQLSPDSMQFVEGLVASGQFESTEAAVAAGVQLLKSQQLLRAEIQKGIDELDAGQGIDGDVVFSELRERAKKAMESAE, from the coding sequence ATGAATGTACAACTTAGCCCCGATTCGATGCAATTCGTAGAGGGCTTGGTGGCGTCAGGACAGTTCGAATCTACAGAGGCCGCGGTTGCCGCGGGCGTGCAGTTATTGAAGAGTCAGCAGCTGTTGCGAGCGGAAATTCAAAAGGGAATTGATGAACTAGACGCGGGTCAGGGAATCGACGGAGATGTCGTGTTCAGCGAACTGCGAGAGCGCGCAAAGAAGGCGATGGAGTCAGCCGAGTAA
- a CDS encoding type II toxin-antitoxin system RelE/ParE family toxin: MPRLIIAPSAQQDLSDICDYIARDKPIAAANWVEKIEAKCNLIATTPELGERRPEYGRDIRSSVVGRYVIFFRPIKDGIQVARVIAGDRDIRSL, translated from the coding sequence ATGCCGAGGTTGATAATTGCACCGTCCGCGCAACAGGACTTGTCGGACATCTGCGATTACATCGCACGCGACAAACCCATTGCGGCGGCTAATTGGGTCGAGAAAATCGAAGCGAAGTGCAATCTCATCGCGACAACGCCAGAATTAGGAGAACGGCGGCCTGAGTACGGTCGCGACATTCGCAGTAGTGTGGTTGGTCGCTACGTAATATTCTTCAGGCCAATCAAGGACGGTATCCAGGTCGCACGAGTGATCGCCGGGGACCGCGACATCCGTTCACTCTAG
- a CDS encoding mechanosensitive ion channel family protein: protein MVEGTETIVPEGTATAPRVSFSEATEQVIGNLTSGEGDMVSVVDYATQHLAPQLFLAAIGLGIVFIGYLAASYLSRVISKPICRRVDETFGIFVGKIVFYSIMFGVVGAVLSKMGAPLGGLAAMLTAAGFAIGLAFQGTLSNFASGVLMLVFRPFKVGDVVNAAGVMGKVNEIDLFTTTLDTPDNRRIIVPNSSISGGTIENISHHAHRRVEVPVGVAYAADIDMTRAALTAAVMTFESEFIPGEKRGYAVIMSNLGASSVDWLVRMWVPSKDFFRLKESLTVEIKRQLDAHEISIPFPQLDVHLRRDEGDEEVLFQRPRVRPMRRNAAEPSFPHAS, encoded by the coding sequence ATGGTTGAAGGCACTGAGACGATCGTTCCCGAGGGTACCGCTACCGCTCCCCGCGTCAGTTTTTCTGAAGCGACCGAGCAAGTGATTGGGAATTTGACCAGCGGCGAGGGGGACATGGTGAGCGTGGTGGATTACGCGACCCAACATTTAGCTCCCCAGTTGTTTCTCGCTGCGATCGGCTTGGGCATTGTCTTTATTGGCTACCTAGCGGCGAGTTACTTGTCGCGTGTGATCAGCAAACCAATCTGTCGACGTGTTGATGAAACGTTTGGCATCTTCGTTGGCAAAATCGTTTTCTACAGCATCATGTTTGGAGTGGTCGGAGCGGTCTTGTCCAAGATGGGGGCTCCGCTCGGTGGTTTAGCAGCGATGCTGACCGCGGCTGGTTTTGCTATCGGTTTGGCGTTTCAGGGAACCCTTAGCAATTTCGCGTCGGGTGTATTGATGTTGGTGTTTCGTCCCTTCAAAGTCGGCGACGTGGTCAACGCGGCTGGCGTGATGGGAAAAGTCAACGAAATCGATCTATTTACCACCACTTTAGACACGCCGGACAATCGCCGCATCATCGTTCCGAACAGTTCGATTTCGGGCGGAACGATTGAAAATATCAGCCACCATGCTCATCGGCGCGTCGAAGTTCCGGTCGGAGTGGCTTACGCGGCCGATATCGACATGACTCGTGCCGCATTGACTGCTGCGGTGATGACGTTCGAGAGTGAGTTCATTCCGGGCGAGAAACGCGGGTATGCCGTGATTATGAGCAATTTGGGGGCAAGTTCCGTCGATTGGCTGGTGCGAATGTGGGTTCCATCGAAAGACTTTTTCCGGCTCAAAGAATCCTTGACGGTCGAAATCAAGCGTCAACTTGATGCTCACGAGATCAGCATTCCGTTCCCACAACTCGATGTGCATCTGCGTCGTGACGAGGGGGACGAGGAAGTGCTCTTCCAACGTCCCCGCGTCCGCCCAATGCGGCGAAACGCAGCGGAACCCTCGTTTCCGCATGCGTCGTAG
- a CDS encoding DUF4332 domain-containing protein, translating to MMNPLRSLLRATHCRSTHHFFALDALPLVATQSGERLKRLLLRYHHRYLVGATDPDVRFRDFQNHVVHVNEGYWGGAPRVAHQWYDRLQKYLRTDRWADAAHAAGVLSHYFTDPMQPLHTAHCDRERILHRPIEWSIRESYREIHQSWVDSDLSVVFQLSDRPGWLGEAILHGARHANQKYELLVNHYHLDKAVRHRQSGFDEVTRDVLVELFGISITGWARVLERVAMDAERTRGERLPTFSSLQPLLTATLKTPLHWWIGRVESNLLHDKVKCLYEEVERTGQLRRHLPTEVDIVHRVTQIHRDEQRWNEQREQRLASRHTAIGVVKPTSGDKPAEADAETPVSLPFIPQLTPALHSTGEEVAGLSHAAEMIHAPSMDPETTSRLSELGIRSVADFLAASPQDVAARWGSDSISSETVALWQTQATLMCEVPGLRHCDAQLLAGIGCSGADDLAAFVSDQNGWDENRLHAFYVALLQYAESSAGRRYLCDDPVPSPAALLGWVQRVREQRALSPRGRQRPHRAAA from the coding sequence ATGATGAATCCGCTACGTTCCCTGTTGCGCGCTACCCATTGTCGTAGCACGCACCATTTCTTTGCGCTTGACGCATTGCCGTTGGTGGCTACCCAAAGCGGTGAACGTCTCAAGCGTCTGTTGCTTCGTTACCATCATCGCTATTTAGTCGGCGCGACCGATCCAGACGTCCGCTTTCGCGACTTCCAAAATCACGTCGTTCACGTGAACGAGGGCTATTGGGGCGGAGCGCCGCGCGTGGCCCACCAATGGTACGACCGCTTGCAAAAGTATCTACGTACCGATCGTTGGGCGGATGCTGCTCATGCCGCGGGGGTGTTGAGTCACTATTTCACTGATCCAATGCAACCCTTGCACACCGCGCATTGCGACCGCGAGCGCATTCTGCATCGACCCATCGAGTGGAGTATTCGAGAATCCTATCGCGAGATTCACCAGTCTTGGGTGGACAGCGATTTGAGCGTGGTTTTTCAGCTTTCCGATCGCCCCGGTTGGCTTGGCGAGGCGATTCTTCACGGTGCTCGCCATGCGAATCAAAAATACGAGCTGCTGGTCAATCATTACCATTTAGACAAAGCGGTGCGTCATCGCCAGTCGGGATTCGACGAGGTCACACGCGACGTGCTGGTCGAATTGTTCGGGATCTCGATTACCGGTTGGGCGCGAGTTCTCGAGCGAGTTGCCATGGATGCAGAACGTACACGCGGCGAGCGATTGCCCACGTTCTCTTCGCTGCAACCGTTGTTGACGGCCACGCTCAAAACTCCCTTGCATTGGTGGATCGGCCGCGTTGAATCGAACTTGCTTCACGACAAGGTTAAGTGTCTGTATGAAGAGGTCGAGCGGACGGGACAGTTGCGCCGGCATCTGCCGACCGAAGTCGATATCGTTCATCGCGTCACCCAAATTCATCGGGACGAGCAGCGCTGGAATGAGCAGCGAGAGCAACGGCTTGCTTCACGCCACACTGCGATCGGGGTGGTCAAGCCGACCTCAGGGGACAAGCCGGCCGAAGCAGATGCGGAGACGCCGGTGTCGCTTCCCTTCATCCCGCAACTAACGCCCGCACTTCACTCAACCGGCGAGGAGGTTGCTGGGCTGTCTCACGCCGCTGAGATGATCCATGCCCCGTCGATGGATCCCGAAACAACGAGTCGACTAAGCGAGCTTGGGATTCGATCGGTCGCAGACTTTTTGGCGGCTTCGCCGCAGGACGTGGCCGCTCGTTGGGGCTCCGATTCGATCTCAAGCGAAACCGTTGCCTTGTGGCAGACTCAAGCAACGCTGATGTGCGAAGTGCCTGGGTTGCGTCACTGCGACGCACAATTGTTAGCCGGAATTGGCTGCAGCGGGGCGGATGATTTGGCGGCGTTTGTCTCGGATCAAAATGGTTGGGATGAAAATCGTTTGCACGCGTTCTACGTCGCGCTTTTGCAATACGCGGAAAGTTCGGCCGGGCGTCGTTATTTGTGCGACGATCCGGTTCCGTCACCCGCCGCCTTGTTAGGCTGGGTGCAACGAGTCAGGGAACAACGGGCGTTGTCTCCGCGGGGGCGTCAGAGGCCACATCGGGCTGCGGCGTAA
- a CDS encoding Glu/Leu/Phe/Val family dehydrogenase gives MRAFEATQIFFNAAADHLSIEPSLRETLLMPSREVQVQVTIERDDGSLGNYVGFRVQHNNSRGPMKGGLRYHPQVDLDEVRALASLMTWKTAVVDLPYGGAKGGIGVDPSKMSKREIERLTRAFVDQIHDIVGPDTDIPAPDMGTDHQVMSWFRNQWEKYHGFNPAVITGKPVEEYGARGREEATGRGVGALTVKLTKRLGLKPEAAKTAIQGFGNVGTHAAKFLQEAQFPIIAVSDLTGTYYDPNGLNISEVLRHKLNHPKGLLEGYPHCDCLPVDALMSLPDVKVLIPAALGGVITAKNVDGIQASIIVEAANGPIDPEADAVLQKKGVTILPDILANAGGVTVSYFEWVQNRQHYRWTLDRVRQELDHTMSEAFEHVWQTAQQNNVSLRIAAYMIGIKRVRRAAELAGLAS, from the coding sequence ATGCGAGCGTTCGAGGCGACGCAAATCTTTTTTAATGCTGCTGCGGATCATCTCAGTATCGAACCGTCGTTGCGTGAGACGTTGTTGATGCCCAGCCGCGAGGTCCAGGTTCAAGTGACGATTGAACGCGACGATGGTAGTTTGGGGAACTACGTCGGCTTTCGCGTCCAACACAACAACAGCCGGGGGCCGATGAAGGGCGGTTTGCGTTACCATCCGCAGGTCGATCTAGACGAGGTGCGGGCGTTGGCCAGTTTGATGACCTGGAAAACAGCGGTCGTCGATTTGCCCTACGGGGGCGCCAAAGGTGGCATCGGGGTCGACCCTTCGAAAATGTCCAAGCGTGAAATCGAGCGACTCACGCGCGCCTTTGTGGACCAGATCCATGACATCGTCGGACCGGATACCGATATCCCGGCACCCGACATGGGGACCGATCACCAAGTCATGTCATGGTTTCGTAACCAGTGGGAAAAGTACCACGGTTTCAACCCTGCCGTGATTACGGGAAAGCCGGTCGAAGAGTACGGCGCCCGTGGACGTGAAGAGGCAACCGGACGTGGGGTCGGAGCGTTAACGGTCAAGTTGACCAAGCGACTCGGGCTCAAACCGGAAGCGGCGAAAACCGCTATTCAAGGCTTCGGAAACGTCGGCACCCATGCAGCTAAATTTTTGCAGGAGGCTCAGTTTCCGATCATCGCGGTGAGCGATTTGACCGGCACCTATTACGATCCCAATGGATTGAATATTTCGGAAGTGCTGCGGCACAAGTTGAATCATCCCAAGGGGCTGCTCGAAGGCTATCCTCACTGCGATTGTTTGCCGGTGGATGCGCTGATGAGTTTGCCCGACGTGAAAGTCTTGATCCCCGCGGCGCTGGGCGGTGTGATCACCGCAAAGAACGTGGACGGCATTCAGGCTTCGATCATTGTCGAAGCGGCCAATGGGCCGATCGATCCCGAGGCTGATGCGGTGTTACAAAAGAAAGGCGTGACCATCCTGCCTGACATTTTGGCGAACGCAGGGGGAGTGACGGTCAGTTATTTCGAATGGGTCCAGAACCGCCAACACTACCGTTGGACGCTCGATCGTGTCCGCCAGGAACTCGATCACACCATGAGCGAAGCGTTCGAACACGTCTGGCAAACCGCACAGCAGAACAACGTCTCGTTGCGCATCGCGGCTTATATGATCGGGATCAAGCGTGTCCGCCGAGCGGCCGAGTTGGCCGGGCTGGCCTCGTAG
- the hisA gene encoding 1-(5-phosphoribosyl)-5-[(5-phosphoribosylamino)methylideneamino]imidazole-4-carboxamide isomerase gives MEIWPAIDLRHGKPVRLKQGDYDRQTVFGDDPVEFAKRWQDAGAKRLHLVDLDAARGDDPQPNREAAKRIVQATGLPCQLGGGVRDEATIELLLSVGLARLVVGSQALKQPEWFASMCDRYPGKLAAGIDARDGMVATDGWLETSTTPAIELAQDLRERTSNIAAIIYTDIARDGMMSGPNFAGLAEMASATDIPLVASGGVTTLEDVRQLVEMKMPAAIIGRSLYDGAMKLEDVVEIASDH, from the coding sequence TTGGAAATTTGGCCTGCCATTGATCTCCGCCACGGCAAACCCGTTCGGCTCAAACAGGGTGATTACGATCGCCAAACCGTCTTCGGTGACGACCCCGTCGAGTTCGCAAAACGATGGCAAGATGCCGGGGCGAAACGATTGCACTTGGTGGACCTCGATGCCGCCCGGGGCGACGACCCCCAACCCAACCGCGAAGCGGCGAAGCGGATCGTTCAAGCCACCGGATTGCCGTGTCAGCTCGGGGGCGGCGTTCGTGATGAAGCGACCATTGAACTGTTGCTCTCCGTTGGGCTCGCTCGTTTGGTGGTCGGCTCTCAAGCTTTGAAGCAGCCCGAGTGGTTCGCCTCGATGTGCGATCGCTATCCCGGCAAATTGGCCGCGGGAATCGATGCCCGCGATGGCATGGTCGCGACCGATGGTTGGTTGGAAACCAGCACGACCCCCGCGATCGAGTTGGCCCAAGATCTGCGTGAGCGAACGAGCAATATTGCCGCGATCATTTACACGGACATCGCCCGTGATGGGATGATGAGTGGCCCGAACTTTGCGGGGCTTGCCGAAATGGCCTCGGCGACCGACATCCCGCTTGTCGCGAGCGGAGGCGTGACGACGCTCGAGGATGTACGTCAGCTTGTCGAGATGAAGATGCCCGCAGCGATCATCGGGCGGTCCTTGTACGACGGAGCCATGAAGTTAGAAGACGTGGTGGAAATCGCCAGCGATCATTAG